Proteins co-encoded in one Flavobacteriales bacterium genomic window:
- a CDS encoding TIGR01777 family protein — protein sequence MKEKVLITGANGSLARRVKENLLSKGYEVVTLTSTRKSADNKSVFYWNVSSGDIQQQALENCQHIIHLSGFGIIKPWTETNKQLMYDSRITAAKLLFEKCNEYGVTPKTFISASAMGYYGHSVNHLCKETDSPSKGWLSDMCVDWENAAEEFKKLASRVVQMRISLLLSKDTGFLQPTALSMRLGVGVVFGKGTQPFEWIHIDDAARFVEYSIENKHVSGPYNMASPQKFSQYEFMKYLRSKIAKYSLLLKLPKWVLSIIFGERNVILIGGCGLSSDKLVASKFSLTYPTLESVIEKEFKRK from the coding sequence ATGAAAGAGAAAGTTTTAATAACAGGAGCAAACGGTAGCCTTGCAAGAAGAGTAAAAGAAAATTTACTCTCTAAAGGCTATGAAGTTGTTACTCTTACTTCAACTAGAAAAAGTGCCGATAATAAATCCGTATTTTATTGGAATGTGTCATCTGGTGATATACAACAACAAGCTCTTGAAAATTGTCAACACATCATCCACCTTTCTGGATTTGGAATTATTAAGCCATGGACGGAAACCAATAAACAGTTGATGTATGACAGTCGCATTACAGCAGCTAAGCTGTTATTTGAAAAATGTAATGAATATGGAGTAACACCCAAAACCTTCATTAGTGCATCGGCTATGGGGTATTATGGGCATTCTGTAAATCATTTGTGTAAAGAGACTGATTCGCCTTCAAAAGGCTGGCTTTCCGATATGTGTGTGGACTGGGAAAATGCCGCTGAAGAATTTAAAAAACTAGCTAGTCGAGTAGTCCAAATGCGAATATCATTATTATTGTCAAAAGATACAGGCTTCTTACAGCCAACAGCTTTGTCTATGCGATTAGGTGTTGGCGTTGTTTTTGGAAAAGGCACACAGCCCTTTGAATGGATACATATTGACGATGCCGCAAGATTTGTAGAGTATTCAATAGAAAACAAGCATGTCAGTGGACCATATAATATGGCTTCGCCTCAAAAGTTTTCTCAATATGAGTTTATGAAATACTTGAGAAGTAAAATTGCTAAGTATTCATTACTACTAAAATTGCCAAAATGGGTCTTGTCTATTATTTTTGGCGAAAGAAACGTTATTCTGATAGGCGGTTGCGGTTTATCGTCAGACAAATTAGTAGCTTCTAAATTTTCGCTAACATATCCAACCTTGGAAAGTGTAATTGAGAAAGAATTTAAAAGAAAATGA